The following proteins come from a genomic window of Pseudomonas sp. MAG733B:
- the mrdA gene encoding penicillin-binding protein 2, translating to MPQPIPIKDHEKETRLVNKRLMACALFVVAITCALVVRMYILQVVEFDYHSTISENNRVHVLPITPTRGLIYDRNGVVLADNRPSYNLTITRERASDVNQELDEVVNLLHLPAEDRTQFDKAMKQARHPFVPVTLFYELSEEQIAVLAVNEFRLPGLDVEPQFVRHYPLGEHFAHSVGYVGRINEKESKALDTVEYRGTQSVGKTGIEKFYESQLHGHVGYEEVETNAQGRVLRVLKHTDPVPGENIVLSLDVKLQEAAEQALGDRRGSVVALDPSTGEVLAMVSNPSFDPNLFVTGISSKEYSTLRDSIDRPLFNRVLRGLYAPGSTIKPEVAIAGLDAGVVTPQTRVFDPGYYQLPDFDHKYRNWNHSGDGWVDMDAAIMRSNDTYFYDLAHKLGIDRLHDYMSMFGLGEKVSLDMYEESSGLMPSQAWKRATRRQPWFPGETVILGIGQGYMQVTPLQLAQATALIANKGVWNRPHLAMTVDGAAPVDEHPMPNILLKDPRDWEQVNHGMQMVMHDARGIARAAAAGAQYRIAGKSGTAQVVAIKQGERYNREKTRERNRDNALFVGFAPAEHPKIVISVMIENGEAGGRVAGPVVRQIMDAWLLDQDGHLKPQYAVPSKAPGDPHV from the coding sequence CGCCTGGTCAACAAAAGATTGATGGCTTGCGCCTTGTTTGTCGTAGCCATTACCTGCGCGCTGGTGGTGCGCATGTACATCCTGCAGGTCGTTGAATTCGACTATCACTCCACGATTTCCGAAAACAACCGCGTCCATGTCCTGCCGATCACGCCTACTCGCGGATTGATCTATGACCGCAATGGCGTTGTCCTGGCCGACAACCGGCCCAGCTACAACCTGACCATCACTCGCGAACGTGCGTCCGATGTCAATCAAGAGCTGGACGAGGTGGTCAACCTGCTGCACCTGCCCGCTGAAGACCGCACGCAATTCGACAAGGCCATGAAACAGGCACGCCATCCGTTCGTACCGGTGACGCTGTTCTATGAGCTGAGCGAAGAACAGATCGCGGTACTCGCGGTTAACGAGTTCCGTTTACCGGGCCTCGATGTCGAACCCCAGTTCGTTCGGCACTATCCACTGGGCGAGCATTTCGCTCATTCGGTCGGCTATGTCGGACGGATCAACGAGAAAGAATCCAAGGCGCTGGATACGGTCGAGTACCGCGGGACGCAATCCGTCGGCAAGACCGGGATCGAAAAATTCTATGAGTCGCAGCTGCACGGCCATGTCGGTTACGAAGAAGTCGAAACCAATGCTCAGGGCCGCGTGCTGCGAGTGCTCAAGCACACTGACCCGGTCCCCGGCGAAAACATTGTCCTGAGCCTCGACGTCAAGCTTCAGGAAGCCGCCGAGCAAGCCTTGGGCGATCGTCGTGGCTCAGTGGTCGCGCTTGATCCATCGACCGGTGAAGTGTTGGCCATGGTCAGCAATCCGAGTTTCGATCCGAACCTGTTCGTCACCGGTATCAGCTCGAAGGAGTACTCGACGCTACGCGACTCCATCGACCGACCACTGTTCAATCGCGTGCTGCGCGGGCTCTATGCTCCAGGCTCAACCATCAAGCCAGAGGTCGCGATTGCCGGACTCGACGCCGGTGTCGTCACGCCCCAGACCCGAGTCTTCGATCCGGGTTACTACCAACTCCCGGATTTCGATCACAAGTACCGCAACTGGAACCACAGTGGTGACGGCTGGGTGGACATGGATGCGGCGATCATGCGCTCCAACGACACCTACTTCTACGATCTGGCGCACAAGCTGGGGATCGATCGCCTGCACGACTACATGTCAATGTTCGGGCTCGGTGAGAAAGTCTCTCTCGACATGTACGAAGAATCCTCAGGTCTGATGCCGTCCCAGGCCTGGAAGCGCGCCACACGCCGCCAACCGTGGTTCCCGGGTGAAACCGTGATCCTCGGTATCGGTCAGGGCTACATGCAAGTCACACCGCTGCAATTGGCCCAGGCCACGGCGCTGATCGCCAACAAAGGTGTGTGGAACCGCCCGCATCTGGCCATGACCGTGGACGGCGCTGCGCCGGTGGATGAGCATCCGATGCCAAATATTCTGCTCAAGGATCCGCGTGACTGGGAGCAGGTCAACCACGGCATGCAGATGGTGATGCACGATGCTCGCGGGATTGCCCGGGCCGCAGCGGCAGGTGCGCAGTACCGGATCGCTGGCAAGAGCGGCACCGCACAAGTGGTGGCGATCAAGCAGGGTGAGCGCTACAACCGCGAGAAAACCCGCGAGCGTAACCGCGACAACGCTTTGTTCGTCGGTTTCGCTCCGGCCGAACATCCGAAGATCGTGATTTCGGTGATGATCGAAAACGGCGAGGCCGGTGGCCGAGTTGCCGGACCGGTAGTGCGGCAAATCATGGACGCCTGGCTACTCGATCAGGACGGGCACTTGAAGCCGCAGTACGCCGTGCCGAGCAAGGCGCCGGGCGATCCTCACGTCTGA
- a CDS encoding tryptophan 7-halogenase — MTTIVIVGAGPAGAAVALGLRRLGYAVTLVSEWRRFAALEGVSIRVLEALRAAGLHQALADATLPSQRQVNWNGQQHAQNIEYLLDRPTFDRGLREDLRAAGVVLIEGRVLGVQSSSSGHQVQIEGHEVLSADFLVEARGRQAPTLGKGLRGPETVSLLNRWQGAPGTTASAVESLKDGWAWMARRADGQCYWQWTVDVASAGLPGKAQLLEYCQQRRQDSAVARAFFGDEPELDLQLRARSSTAILSPQVCGDNWIRVGDAAMAVDPLSGNGIFQSLSSALQAPTVINTLLRKTERAGLAQRFHQQRVEQLFLRFARIGRDFYADEQRWFDQPFWQARRQWPDAEVAHAEANFEALRIERAPVLRDGFVDEAEVVITADQPLGIWHVQGIEVAVLVRRLRTEPAEKVLAGLTCEQGRMVRSWLLAQGYKP; from the coding sequence ATGACCACGATCGTGATAGTGGGCGCCGGGCCGGCAGGCGCAGCGGTGGCCCTGGGGCTGCGGCGACTGGGTTACGCCGTTACGCTGGTCAGTGAATGGCGCCGGTTTGCGGCGCTGGAGGGCGTTTCCATTCGGGTGCTGGAGGCTTTGCGCGCTGCGGGCCTGCATCAGGCGTTGGCGGATGCGACGCTGCCCTCTCAACGTCAGGTGAACTGGAACGGCCAGCAGCACGCGCAAAACATCGAGTATCTGCTGGATCGCCCGACCTTTGATCGCGGTTTGCGTGAGGACTTGCGTGCGGCGGGAGTGGTGTTGATTGAAGGCCGGGTGCTTGGCGTGCAGTCGTCGTCCTCAGGGCATCAAGTCCAGATCGAAGGGCATGAGGTGCTGAGCGCGGACTTTCTGGTCGAGGCCCGTGGCCGTCAGGCGCCGACCCTCGGCAAAGGCCTGCGCGGGCCGGAGACGGTCAGCCTGCTCAACCGCTGGCAAGGTGCGCCGGGCACTACCGCCAGCGCCGTGGAGAGCCTCAAGGATGGCTGGGCGTGGATGGCGCGGCGGGCCGACGGTCAGTGCTACTGGCAATGGACGGTGGACGTGGCCAGCGCCGGGTTGCCGGGCAAGGCGCAATTGCTGGAGTACTGCCAACAGCGGCGTCAGGACTCGGCGGTGGCCCGGGCATTTTTCGGTGACGAACCCGAGCTCGATCTACAGCTCCGCGCCCGCAGCAGCACGGCGATTCTGAGCCCGCAGGTGTGCGGCGATAACTGGATTCGCGTGGGCGACGCGGCGATGGCCGTGGACCCGCTGTCGGGCAATGGCATTTTTCAATCGCTGTCCTCGGCCTTGCAGGCACCGACGGTGATCAACACCCTGCTGCGCAAAACCGAACGCGCGGGGTTGGCCCAGCGTTTTCATCAGCAGCGGGTCGAGCAGTTGTTTCTGCGCTTCGCCCGGATCGGTCGGGACTTTTATGCCGATGAGCAGCGTTGGTTCGATCAACCCTTCTGGCAGGCACGGCGGCAATGGCCGGATGCCGAGGTTGCCCATGCCGAGGCGAATTTCGAGGCGTTGAGGATTGAACGGGCGCCGGTGTTGCGTGATGGATTTGTCGATGAGGCTGAGGTGGTGATTACCGCGGATCAGCCGTTGGGGATTTGGCATGTGCAGGGGATTGAGGTGGCGGTGTTGGTGCGGCGGTTGCGCACGGAGCCGGCGGAGAAGGTGTTGGCGGGGTTGACCTGCGAACAGGGGCGGATGGTCAGGAGTTGGTTGTTGGCTCAAGGCTACAAACCCTGA
- a CDS encoding ABC transporter ATP-binding protein, whose amino-acid sequence MQRLIVRLIDSQNPEALQAALRWLYSFVRPHRLAIAGLLGLSVCASALVLVQPWLTKLLIDDGLLARNFPMLVLIAGLMIVAGLLGTALSGINRYLHTRLSGRMLFALRDDLYRHLQNLSPSFYGQRRIGDLMSRLDGDVAEIQRFAVDSLFSAVSSVIGLVVAVAMLLTLSWKLSLLALVLIPLDVLWLRWMRRKVERDVRQLRERSADMSSFMVETLPVMKFIQSAGQQQREARRLETLGQGYMSQLLRLQVTEFFTQAVPGTLTSLSRACAFLIGGYWVVQGTWQLGALIAFSTYLGMAVGPVQSLLGLYVAIQRMTVSLGRVMELRGEEPTVLTPVTPKPMPASGELRFEDVHFTHPGRQSTLRGIEARIPYGLKVALSGGSGVGKSTLIDLLQRHHDPQSGRVLLGEVDVRELDLFQLRQRIAVVSQDIVLFGGSLADNLAYAVPDASREAIAEVARLAQLDSLIASLPEGLDSPLGERGQQLSGGQKQRIAIARALLQDPLILVLDEATSAVDEATEREVIEAIDRLFAERTRILISHRPSTLADADLRFELIDGVLMSKTVLHEV is encoded by the coding sequence ATGCAGCGCTTGATCGTTCGGCTGATCGACAGCCAGAACCCCGAGGCCCTGCAAGCGGCGTTGCGTTGGCTCTACAGTTTTGTGCGGCCCCATCGGCTGGCGATTGCCGGGTTGCTGGGATTGTCGGTGTGCGCCTCGGCGTTGGTGCTGGTGCAGCCATGGCTGACCAAGCTGCTGATCGACGATGGTTTGCTGGCGCGCAACTTCCCGATGCTGGTGCTGATCGCCGGGCTGATGATTGTCGCCGGACTGCTGGGCACGGCGCTGTCGGGGATCAACCGCTACCTGCACACGCGGTTGTCCGGGCGCATGCTGTTTGCCCTGCGCGATGACCTGTATCGGCATTTGCAAAACCTGTCGCCGAGCTTCTACGGGCAGCGGCGCATCGGCGACCTGATGTCGCGCCTCGATGGCGACGTGGCGGAGATCCAGCGCTTTGCCGTGGACTCGCTGTTCTCGGCGGTGTCCAGCGTGATCGGCCTGGTGGTGGCGGTGGCGATGCTGCTGACCCTGTCATGGAAACTGTCGTTGCTGGCGCTGGTGCTGATTCCTCTCGACGTGCTCTGGCTACGCTGGATGCGGCGCAAGGTCGAGCGCGATGTGCGGCAACTGCGTGAGCGTTCGGCGGACATGTCGTCGTTCATGGTCGAGACGCTGCCGGTGATGAAATTCATCCAGTCGGCTGGCCAGCAGCAGCGTGAAGCGCGACGTCTGGAAACGTTGGGGCAGGGCTACATGAGCCAACTGCTGCGCCTGCAAGTCACAGAATTTTTCACCCAGGCCGTGCCGGGCACATTGACCTCGCTGTCCCGGGCCTGCGCGTTTTTGATTGGCGGTTACTGGGTAGTGCAGGGCACCTGGCAACTGGGTGCATTGATCGCGTTTTCCACTTATCTGGGCATGGCTGTCGGGCCGGTGCAAAGCCTGCTGGGGCTGTACGTGGCGATTCAACGCATGACCGTCAGCCTCGGCCGGGTGATGGAATTGCGCGGCGAAGAACCGACCGTGCTCACACCGGTCACACCGAAGCCGATGCCGGCTTCTGGTGAGCTGCGTTTCGAGGACGTGCATTTCACACATCCCGGTCGCCAATCGACATTGCGCGGTATCGAGGCGCGGATTCCCTACGGTCTGAAAGTTGCGCTGAGCGGCGGCTCCGGCGTCGGTAAATCGACGCTGATCGACCTGCTGCAACGACATCACGATCCGCAGTCCGGGCGGGTGCTTTTGGGCGAAGTGGATGTGCGTGAGCTGGACCTGTTCCAGCTGCGTCAGCGCATTGCGGTGGTCAGTCAGGACATCGTGTTGTTCGGTGGCAGTCTGGCCGACAACCTGGCCTATGCGGTGCCGGATGCTAGCCGTGAAGCGATTGCCGAAGTGGCGCGGTTGGCGCAGCTCGACAGCCTGATCGCGTCCTTGCCTGAGGGTCTGGACAGTCCGTTGGGTGAGCGCGGCCAGCAGTTGTCCGGCGGGCAGAAACAGCGCATCGCCATTGCCCGCGCGCTGTTGCAGGACCCTTTGATTCTGGTACTCGACGAAGCCACCTCGGCGGTGGATGAAGCCACCGAGCGCGAAGTGATCGAGGCCATCGACCGCCTGTTTGCCGAGCGCACCCGCATCCTGATCAGCCATCGCCCCTCAACCCTGGCCGATGCCGATCTGCGTTTCGAATTGATTGACGGTGTACTGATGTCGAAAACGGTGTTGCATGAAGTCTGA
- a CDS encoding S8 family serine peptidase — MKAELRIGVVDSGHSAAQRVQVIAGRRFSLIEDGLAESDLRDDPLGHGSAVIDAIGRRAPSALFCVAQVFDQRGVTSALQIATAIDWLVAQDVRLINLSLGLRQDRSLLRTACAAAVARGVLLCASSPAQGEGVYPANYPQVLRVTGDARCAELEWSWLNSAQADFAACVHGTYPGQSGASLGCAALSGHIAGFLVEQPGTSNEQIIEWLRHNARYRGPERRFAP; from the coding sequence ATGAAAGCTGAGCTGCGTATCGGTGTGGTGGACAGTGGTCACTCGGCGGCGCAACGGGTGCAGGTGATCGCCGGGCGGCGTTTTTCCCTGATAGAAGACGGACTCGCCGAAAGCGACCTGCGTGATGATCCACTGGGACACGGCAGCGCAGTGATCGACGCCATCGGCCGGCGTGCACCGTCGGCGCTGTTTTGCGTCGCCCAGGTGTTTGATCAGCGCGGGGTCACCAGCGCTTTGCAGATCGCCACGGCCATCGATTGGCTGGTGGCGCAGGACGTGCGCCTGATCAATCTGAGCCTCGGTTTGCGTCAGGATCGCAGCCTGTTGCGTACAGCTTGTGCGGCAGCTGTGGCGCGGGGCGTGCTGCTTTGCGCTTCCAGTCCGGCGCAGGGCGAGGGCGTGTATCCGGCGAATTATCCACAGGTGCTGCGCGTCACCGGCGATGCACGCTGTGCCGAACTCGAGTGGTCCTGGCTCAACAGTGCCCAGGCCGATTTCGCCGCGTGTGTGCATGGCACGTATCCGGGGCAGTCGGGCGCCAGTCTCGGCTGCGCGGCATTGAGCGGGCACATCGCCGGTTTCCTGGTGGAGCAGCCCGGGACGAGTAACGAACAAATCATCGAATGGCTTCGACACAACGCGCGTTATCGCGGCCCTGAACGGCGTTTCGCGCCATGA
- a CDS encoding sigma-54-dependent Fis family transcriptional regulator has product MTLIKTNSPKLHREARLAREKLHLEGEVPDGVLRAEIDASWRRSLSHGVHFNAKHELALESSASLDVLLASNRLLIDAALPAIDYLAERQGKEGLIILANSDATILAVEGRADRLKGSGLQDITLGACWSEAARGTNALGTALVEARPTLIDCGEHYLDRLSDFSCTSVPIHCPQGGILGVLDLTREGPLGRAHDSTALLAMAVSQIESRVFNASYPDEIVLAFHSRRQYLESPWQGLLAVSLGGQILAVSAQACQLLHAERSALVGRRCEEFLGVDGLQLLARLHQGGVGSLQTAKGEFFYKTLRAPQRSINVSSPPRSVAKTAKPQPDLESLAGSNTRYARALRMARQGLANELPVLLLGETGTGKEVIARALHMAGARCDKPFVAVNCAAIPEGLIESELFGYREGAFTGSRRGGMVGRLQQAHGGTLFLDEIGDMPLALQARLLRVLQDRKVAPLGAGEEQDIDVALICATHRDLKRLVEEKHFREDLFYRVNGISVMLPALREREDFAGLVSRLLAKLDAPTVVLHDGLNHLLGGYHWPGNIRQLEMVLRTALAMREPGDTVLTLDHLPDSMLDELTATERPQAGSIRENELEMIRQSLDSHQGNVSAAADALGISRATLYRKLKQLRS; this is encoded by the coding sequence ATGACGCTAATAAAAACAAACTCCCCCAAACTGCACCGCGAAGCCCGGCTGGCCCGGGAAAAGCTGCATCTGGAAGGCGAAGTGCCCGATGGCGTGCTGCGCGCCGAAATCGACGCCTCCTGGCGACGCAGCCTCAGCCATGGCGTGCATTTTAATGCCAAGCATGAGCTGGCACTGGAATCGAGTGCCAGCCTCGACGTGCTGCTGGCCAGTAACCGATTGCTGATCGACGCCGCGTTGCCGGCCATCGATTACCTGGCCGAACGTCAGGGCAAGGAAGGGCTGATCATCCTCGCCAACTCCGACGCCACCATCCTTGCCGTCGAAGGTCGCGCCGACCGTCTCAAGGGCAGCGGCCTGCAAGACATCACCCTCGGTGCCTGCTGGAGCGAAGCCGCTCGCGGCACCAATGCTCTTGGCACCGCGCTGGTTGAAGCCCGGCCAACGCTGATCGATTGCGGCGAACATTATCTGGATCGCCTCAGCGATTTTTCCTGCACCTCGGTGCCGATTCATTGCCCGCAGGGCGGCATCCTTGGCGTCCTCGACCTGACCCGCGAAGGCCCGCTCGGCCGCGCCCACGACAGCACCGCGCTGCTGGCCATGGCCGTCAGCCAGATCGAGAGCCGGGTGTTCAACGCCAGTTATCCGGACGAGATCGTGCTGGCGTTTCACAGCCGTCGCCAGTACCTCGAATCCCCATGGCAAGGCCTGCTGGCGGTCAGCCTCGGCGGGCAGATCCTCGCGGTCAGCGCCCAGGCCTGCCAGTTGCTGCATGCCGAGCGTTCGGCGCTGGTCGGTCGGCGTTGTGAAGAGTTTCTCGGTGTCGATGGCCTGCAATTGCTGGCGCGACTGCATCAGGGCGGCGTCGGTAGTCTGCAAACCGCCAAAGGCGAGTTTTTCTACAAGACCCTGCGCGCGCCGCAACGCTCAATCAATGTCAGCAGCCCGCCGCGCAGCGTGGCGAAAACCGCCAAACCGCAACCCGATCTTGAATCCCTGGCCGGCAGCAATACCCGTTACGCTCGCGCGCTGCGCATGGCCCGACAAGGCCTGGCCAACGAACTACCGGTTTTGCTGTTGGGCGAAACCGGCACCGGTAAAGAAGTCATCGCCCGTGCCTTGCACATGGCCGGCGCGCGCTGCGACAAACCCTTCGTCGCGGTGAATTGCGCGGCAATCCCCGAAGGCCTGATCGAGTCCGAACTGTTCGGCTACCGCGAAGGTGCGTTCACCGGTTCGCGTCGTGGCGGCATGGTCGGTCGCTTGCAGCAGGCCCATGGCGGCACGCTGTTTCTCGATGAAATCGGCGACATGCCGCTGGCCCTGCAGGCTCGCCTGCTGCGCGTGTTGCAGGACCGCAAGGTCGCGCCATTGGGTGCTGGCGAAGAGCAGGACATCGACGTCGCATTGATCTGCGCGACCCACCGCGACCTCAAGCGTCTGGTCGAAGAAAAGCATTTTCGTGAAGACCTGTTTTACCGGGTCAACGGCATCAGCGTGATGCTTCCGGCCTTGCGCGAGCGCGAGGATTTCGCGGGTTTGGTCAGTCGTTTGCTGGCCAAGCTCGATGCGCCGACCGTGGTGCTGCATGACGGCCTCAATCACTTGCTTGGCGGCTATCATTGGCCGGGCAACATCCGTCAACTGGAGATGGTCTTGCGCACCGCGCTGGCCATGCGTGAACCGGGTGACACAGTGCTGACCCTCGACCACTTGCCCGACAGCATGCTCGACGAATTGACCGCGACCGAACGGCCCCAGGCCGGCAGCATCCGTGAAAACGAACTGGAGATGATTCGCCAGTCCCTGGACAGCCATCAGGGCAACGTCTCGGCCGCCGCCGACGCCCTGGGCATCAGTCGCGCGACCCTGTATCGCAAGCTCAAACAGTTGCGTTCGTGA